In Mercurialis annua linkage group LG6, ddMerAnnu1.2, whole genome shotgun sequence, the following are encoded in one genomic region:
- the LOC126687514 gene encoding uncharacterized protein LOC126687514, whose translation MDTIDVAGSNSTAFDANKPFHFEGLHFKRWRQKIEFFLTMKKVVSVLTMDMPIVDEFSLDEEKEKQNADLQQWMTNNYLCKNFILNALNDDLYDYYNNDKTTKEIWEALQKKYDTEETVIKKYVVSHYLKYQMTDDKSVEAQSYELQKIAHEIISEGMVLDEQFQVVVLIDKLPLLWKDFKNSLRHKTKEFLLESLITRLRIEEEARKQDQRDEVLVVSNNTRKFDPANLKPNGKKIKNQNRNSNSNQNVNCNKNQNGNPPRNHNVRQQPPVRNDLP comes from the coding sequence ATGGATACTATTGATGTTGCTGGTTCGAACTCCACTGCTTTTGACGCTAACAAACCCTTCCATTTTGAGGGTTTACACTTCAAGCGTTGGAGGCAGAAAATCGAGTTTTTTCTAACAATGAAAAAGGTTGTTTCTGTTTTAACTATGGATATGCCTATTGTTGATGAATTTTCTCTTGAtgaggaaaaagaaaaacagaatGCTGATTTGCAACAATGGATGACCAATAATTATCTGTGCAAAAACTTTATACTTAATGCACTCAATGATGACCTGTATGACTACTACAATAATGACAAAACTACCAAGGAGATTTGGGAGGCACTGCAGAAAAAATATGACACTGAGGAGactgtaataaaaaaatatgttgtcAGTCACTATCTCAAATATCAAATGACGGATGACAAATCTGTCGAAGCGCAGTCCTATGAGTTGCAGAAAATTGCTCATGAGATCATCTCTGAAGGTATGGTTCTTGATGAACAATTTCAAGTTGTTGTTTTAATTGATAAGTTACCTCTTTTGTGGAAGGATTTTAAGAACTCTCTCAGGCACAAAACTAAAGAATTTTTGCTGGAAAGTTTGATTACTCGCCTTCGAATTGAGGAAGAGGCAAGAAAACAGGACCAGAGAGATGAGGTGCTTGTTGTTTCAAACAACACTAGAAAGTTCGATCCGGCGAATCTGAAGCCAAATggcaaaaaaattaagaatcaGAATCGCAACTCGAACTCGAACCAAAATGTGAACTGTAACAAAAATCAGAATGGAAATCCTCCAAGGAACCATAATGTGAGACAACAACCACCTGTCAGAAATGACTTGCCATAG